A region of the Apium graveolens cultivar Ventura chromosome 6, ASM990537v1, whole genome shotgun sequence genome:
ACATCTTTATAGAAATGTACATGGCTTCTTCATAAACATCCTTATAAACCATGATATATAAGAACCATATAAACATATTATCCTTCTAGCATAAACTATATATGTTACATTTGTGACAAGAAGACGTCAAGAGTGCTTTTGAAGAACTTGGATAGTGTATTTTACATAAAATACTAATACGTTGTTAAGATGAACTCTCTGAACTCCCTTGATTAATACTGCAACATGTCTGCAGAAGCCATGAAAGGTAACTGATTCGTATACATATAACTCATAGAACTGTTCACATTTAGCATGAACAAATCCGCAGAGTCATGAACAGCATTGTAACACAACTCATCATCAATTCCAAACCCTTCATTTTCTATATCCAAGAAACCTATCATTTCATTAAGAGACTCCAACCTCCTGTCGAGTTCAGCCATTTGAGCTTTCAAGACAGAGTTTTCTGCCTCAACATTAAGTAAATGTTGAGTAGTGACATTCATAATTGTGACCAATTGAT
Encoded here:
- the LOC141667304 gene encoding bZIP transcription factor 44-like, producing MASSSGITTSASLQNTDLYEEHLQQLLDQRKSKRKISNRESARRSRVRKQKHLDDLMAQLAQLRKANNQLVTIMNVTTQHLLNVEAENSVLKAQMAELDRRLESLNEMIGFLDIENEGFGIDDELCYNAVHDSADLFMLNVNSSMSYMYTNQLPFMASADMLQY